A genomic segment from Nocardiopsis sp. Huas11 encodes:
- a CDS encoding HAD family phosphatase, whose product MSEPITLNRDTSAAETGRRLQAVLLDMDGTLIESEHLWNESEAELVAELGGVWTEQDHARNVGNAADPVARYIIELTGADLTPRQVARELYAKFRSKLEGGARLRPGAKELVRTISEAGVPVVLVTSTERELIEAAIGGIGLESFDDSVAGDEVAANKPDPDPYLRAARRLGVDARRCVAFEDSLVGVTSAADAGCVTVAVPDHVVIPPREGVVFRESLVGVDMDWLESLVADR is encoded by the coding sequence ATGAGCGAACCGATCACGCTGAACCGAGACACGTCCGCGGCCGAGACCGGGAGGCGGCTCCAGGCGGTCCTGCTGGACATGGACGGCACGCTCATCGAGAGCGAGCACCTGTGGAACGAGTCCGAGGCGGAGCTGGTCGCCGAGCTGGGCGGGGTGTGGACCGAGCAGGACCACGCGCGCAACGTCGGCAACGCGGCCGATCCGGTGGCCCGCTACATCATCGAGCTGACCGGCGCCGACCTCACCCCGCGCCAGGTCGCCCGGGAGCTGTACGCGAAGTTCCGGAGCAAGCTGGAGGGCGGCGCCCGGCTGCGTCCGGGCGCCAAGGAACTGGTCCGGACGATCTCCGAGGCGGGGGTCCCGGTGGTGCTGGTGACCTCCACCGAGCGCGAGCTGATCGAGGCCGCCATCGGGGGGATCGGCCTGGAGAGCTTCGACGACTCCGTGGCCGGTGACGAGGTCGCCGCCAACAAGCCCGACCCCGACCCCTACCTGCGGGCCGCGCGCCGCCTGGGCGTCGACGCCCGCCGCTGCGTCGCCTTCGAGGACTCCCTGGTGGGCGTGACGTCCGCGGCCGACGCCGGCTGCGTGACCGTCGCCGTCCCCGACCACGTGGTGATCCCTCCGCGCGAGGGCGTCGTCTTCCGCGAGAGCCTGGTGGGCGTGGACATGGACTGGCTGGAGTCCCTGGTCGCCGACCGCTGA
- the gndA gene encoding NADP-dependent phosphogluconate dehydrogenase, translating to MSTQAQIGVTGLAVMGRNLARNLARNGFTVAVHNRTAARTDALVEEFGQEGDFVAARTAKEFVAALERPRRLVVMVKAGAPTDAVIDEFAPLLESGDMIIDGGNAHFADTRRRERRLREQGLHFVGTGISGGDEGALHGPSIMPGGSKESYAVLGPILERIAAKAEDGTPCVSHVGPDGAGHFVKMVHNGIEYADMQLIGEAYQLLRDVAGYTPGRISDIFRTWNTGRLDSYLIEITAEVLAHVDAHTGQPFVDVVADAAEQKGTGRWTVQTALDLGVPVSGIAEAVFARSLSGHVPLREASRSLEGPEPRALTEEEAAAFADRVEQALYASKIMSYTQGFHEITAGGDEYGWDIDPGAVAALWRGGCIIRAAFLDRIRAAYDTRPDLPSLLSDATFAREVADAQDDWREVMVAATRQGVPVPGFAAALAYYDSLRAERLSAALIQGQRDFFGAHTYRRTDREGSFHTLWGGDRSEVEA from the coding sequence ATGAGCACGCAAGCGCAGATCGGTGTCACCGGACTGGCGGTGATGGGCCGCAACCTCGCCCGCAACCTGGCCCGCAACGGTTTCACCGTCGCGGTGCACAACCGCACCGCCGCCCGCACCGACGCCCTGGTCGAGGAGTTCGGCCAGGAGGGCGACTTCGTCGCGGCCCGCACCGCGAAGGAGTTCGTCGCCGCGCTGGAGCGCCCCCGCCGGCTCGTGGTCATGGTCAAGGCCGGAGCGCCCACCGACGCCGTCATCGACGAGTTCGCTCCCCTGCTGGAGTCCGGCGACATGATCATCGACGGCGGCAACGCGCACTTCGCCGACACCCGCCGCCGTGAGCGCCGACTGCGCGAACAGGGCCTGCACTTCGTCGGCACCGGCATCTCCGGTGGCGATGAGGGCGCCCTGCACGGGCCCAGCATCATGCCGGGCGGCTCCAAGGAGTCCTACGCCGTGCTCGGCCCCATCCTGGAGCGGATCGCCGCCAAGGCCGAGGACGGCACGCCCTGCGTGTCCCACGTGGGCCCCGACGGCGCGGGCCACTTCGTGAAGATGGTGCACAACGGCATCGAGTACGCCGACATGCAGCTGATCGGCGAGGCCTACCAACTGCTGCGCGACGTGGCCGGCTACACCCCCGGCCGCATCTCCGACATCTTCCGCACCTGGAACACCGGCCGCCTGGACTCGTACCTGATCGAGATCACCGCCGAGGTGCTCGCGCACGTGGACGCGCATACCGGACAGCCGTTCGTGGACGTGGTCGCCGACGCCGCCGAGCAGAAGGGAACCGGCCGCTGGACGGTGCAGACCGCGCTCGACCTGGGCGTTCCGGTCTCCGGCATCGCCGAGGCGGTCTTCGCTCGCTCCCTGTCGGGGCACGTGCCGCTGCGCGAGGCGTCCCGGTCGCTGGAGGGACCCGAGCCGCGGGCGCTGACCGAGGAGGAGGCCGCCGCCTTCGCCGACCGCGTCGAGCAGGCGCTCTACGCCTCCAAGATCATGTCCTACACGCAGGGCTTCCACGAGATCACCGCGGGCGGCGACGAGTACGGCTGGGACATCGACCCGGGCGCGGTGGCCGCCCTGTGGCGCGGCGGCTGCATCATCCGGGCCGCGTTCCTGGACCGCATCCGCGCCGCCTACGACACGCGCCCGGACCTGCCGAGCCTGCTGTCGGACGCCACGTTCGCCCGGGAGGTCGCCGACGCCCAGGACGACTGGCGCGAGGTCATGGTGGCGGCCACCCGCCAGGGCGTGCCCGTGCCGGGCTTCGCCGCCGCGCTGGCCTACTACGACTCCCTGCGCGCCGAGCGCCTGTCCGCCGCGCTCATCCAGGGCCAGCGGGACTTCTTCGGCGCCCACACCTACCGGCGCACCGACCGGGAGGGCTCGTTCCACACGCTCTGGGGCGGTGACCGCTCCGAGGTCGAGGCCTGA
- the metH gene encoding methionine synthase, with the protein MSARPNFREALSQRVIVADGAMGTMLQAHDLDLDQFQGHEGCNDILNITRPDIVHDTHAAFLAVGSDCIETNTFSANFGGLSEYGIEDRTYEIAEAGARVAREAADAYSTKDQPRYVLGSMGPGTKLPTLGHAPYAHLRDYYEQCARGLIDGGADSILIETCQDLLQVKAAVVGADRARRALGKDVPIIAQVTIETTGTMLMGSEIGAALTSLEPLGIDVIGLNCATGPTEMSEHLRYLSHHATVPISCMPNAGLPQLGSHGAVYPLTPSELADAHDTFTTEFGLSVAGGCCGTTPEHLRQVVERVQGRGIKQRKPLVEPSASSLYQSVPFRQDSSYLAVGERTNANGSRKFRNAMLAEDWGACVEIARDQIRDGAHLLDLNIDYVGRDGVRDMRELAFRFATSSTLPVMLDSTEPQVLEAGLESLGGRAVINSVNYEDGDGPDSRFQRIMRLVKEHGAAVVGLCIDEEGQARDSEWKVRVASRLIEEITGDWGLRTGDIIIDCLTFPITTGQEETRRDGIETLEAIRELKRRYPDVQTTLGLSNLSFGVNPAARIVLNSVFLHEAVEAGLDSAIVHASKIVPINQIPEEQRQVALDLVYDRRTDDYDPLSRFIDMFTGVDAKAMRASRAEELAALPLWERLERRIIDGEMAGMEGDLDEALAHKPALAIVNETLLSGMKTVGELFGSGQMQLPFVLKSAEVMKGAVAYLEPHMEKTDDDGKGRIVLATVKGDVHDIGKNLVDIILSNNGYDVVNIGIKQPVSAILEAAEKERADVIGMSGLLVKSTVIMRENLEEMNSRGISERFPVLLGGAALTRSYVEQDLAEMFQGHVRYAKDAFEGLRLMDTFMAVKRGEEGAELPALRQRRVRKGATLKVTEPEDMPARSDVATDNRVPVPPFFGDRISKGIPLAEYAAFLDERATFMGQWGLKAARGGNGPSYEELVATEGRPRMRMWLDRIQTDGLLEAAVVHGHYPCYSEGDDLVVLDEDGKIERTRFTFPRQRRDRHLCLADFFRPKESGELDVVSFQVVTVGAAISRATAQLFEKNAYRDYLELHGLSVQLTEALAEYWHTRVRAELGFAGEDPAELDAFFKLGYRGARFSLGYGACPNLEDRAKIMRLLEPERVGVTLSEEFQLVPEQATDAIVIHHPEATYFNV; encoded by the coding sequence ATGAGCGCTCGCCCGAACTTCCGTGAAGCACTGTCCCAACGTGTCATCGTCGCGGACGGCGCCATGGGCACCATGCTCCAGGCTCACGACCTCGACCTCGACCAGTTCCAGGGGCACGAGGGCTGCAACGACATCCTCAACATCACGCGGCCCGACATCGTGCACGACACCCACGCCGCCTTCCTGGCCGTGGGGTCGGACTGCATCGAGACCAACACCTTCTCCGCGAACTTCGGTGGCCTGTCCGAGTACGGCATCGAGGACCGCACCTACGAGATCGCCGAGGCCGGTGCCCGGGTGGCCCGTGAGGCGGCCGACGCCTATTCCACCAAGGACCAGCCGCGCTACGTCCTGGGCTCGATGGGCCCCGGCACCAAGCTGCCGACGCTGGGCCACGCCCCCTACGCCCACCTGCGCGACTACTACGAGCAGTGCGCCCGCGGCCTCATCGACGGCGGCGCCGACTCCATCCTCATCGAGACCTGCCAGGACCTGCTCCAGGTCAAGGCCGCCGTCGTGGGCGCCGACCGCGCCCGCCGCGCCCTGGGCAAGGACGTCCCGATCATCGCCCAGGTCACCATCGAGACCACCGGCACCATGCTGATGGGCTCGGAGATCGGTGCCGCGCTGACCTCCCTGGAACCGCTCGGCATCGACGTCATCGGCCTCAACTGCGCCACCGGCCCCACCGAGATGAGCGAGCACCTTCGCTACCTCTCGCACCACGCGACCGTGCCCATCTCCTGCATGCCCAACGCCGGTCTGCCGCAGCTGGGCTCCCACGGCGCCGTCTACCCGCTCACCCCCTCCGAACTGGCCGACGCCCACGACACCTTCACCACCGAGTTCGGCCTGAGCGTCGCCGGCGGCTGCTGCGGCACCACGCCCGAGCACCTGCGCCAGGTGGTCGAGCGCGTGCAGGGCCGCGGTATCAAGCAGCGCAAGCCCCTGGTGGAGCCCTCGGCGTCCTCGCTCTACCAGAGCGTGCCCTTCCGCCAGGACTCCAGCTACCTCGCGGTCGGCGAGCGCACCAACGCCAACGGTTCCAGGAAGTTCCGCAACGCGATGCTCGCCGAGGACTGGGGCGCCTGCGTGGAGATCGCGCGCGACCAGATCCGCGACGGCGCCCACCTGCTCGACCTCAACATCGACTACGTGGGACGCGACGGCGTGCGCGACATGCGCGAGCTCGCGTTCCGCTTCGCCACCTCCTCCACGCTGCCGGTCATGCTCGACTCCACCGAGCCGCAGGTGCTGGAGGCGGGCCTGGAGTCCCTGGGCGGGCGCGCGGTCATCAACTCCGTCAACTACGAGGACGGCGACGGCCCCGACTCCCGCTTCCAGCGCATCATGCGCCTGGTCAAGGAGCACGGCGCCGCCGTGGTCGGCCTGTGCATCGACGAGGAGGGTCAGGCCCGCGACTCCGAGTGGAAGGTGCGGGTGGCCAGCCGCCTCATCGAGGAGATCACCGGTGACTGGGGCCTGCGCACCGGCGACATCATCATCGACTGCCTCACCTTCCCCATCACCACGGGGCAGGAGGAGACCCGCCGCGACGGCATCGAGACGCTGGAGGCCATCCGCGAGCTCAAGCGCCGCTACCCGGACGTGCAGACCACCCTGGGCCTGTCCAACCTGTCCTTCGGCGTCAATCCCGCCGCCCGCATCGTGCTGAACTCGGTGTTCCTGCACGAGGCGGTCGAGGCGGGCCTGGACTCGGCGATCGTGCACGCCTCCAAGATCGTGCCGATCAACCAGATCCCCGAGGAGCAGCGCCAGGTCGCCCTGGACCTGGTCTACGACCGGCGCACGGACGACTACGACCCTTTGTCGCGGTTCATCGACATGTTCACGGGCGTGGACGCCAAGGCCATGCGCGCCTCGCGCGCCGAGGAGCTGGCCGCGCTGCCGCTCTGGGAGCGCCTGGAGCGGCGGATCATCGACGGCGAGATGGCCGGCATGGAGGGCGACCTCGACGAGGCGCTGGCGCACAAGCCCGCGCTGGCCATCGTCAACGAGACCCTGCTCTCGGGCATGAAGACCGTCGGTGAACTGTTCGGCTCCGGCCAGATGCAGCTGCCGTTCGTCCTCAAGTCCGCCGAGGTCATGAAGGGTGCGGTGGCCTACCTCGAACCGCACATGGAGAAGACCGACGACGACGGCAAGGGCCGGATCGTCCTGGCCACCGTCAAGGGCGACGTCCACGACATCGGCAAGAACCTGGTCGACATCATCCTGTCGAACAACGGCTACGACGTCGTCAACATCGGGATCAAGCAGCCGGTCTCGGCGATCCTGGAGGCCGCCGAGAAGGAGCGCGCCGACGTCATCGGCATGTCCGGCCTGCTGGTCAAGTCCACGGTGATCATGCGCGAGAACCTGGAGGAGATGAACTCCCGGGGCATCTCCGAGCGCTTCCCCGTGCTGCTGGGCGGCGCCGCCCTGACCCGCTCCTACGTGGAGCAGGACCTGGCGGAGATGTTCCAGGGCCACGTCCGCTACGCCAAGGACGCCTTCGAGGGCCTGCGCCTGATGGACACCTTCATGGCCGTCAAGCGCGGCGAGGAGGGCGCCGAGCTGCCCGCGCTGCGCCAGCGCCGGGTGCGCAAGGGCGCCACTCTCAAGGTGACCGAGCCCGAGGACATGCCCGCCCGCAGCGACGTGGCGACCGACAACCGGGTGCCCGTCCCGCCGTTCTTCGGCGACCGCATCAGCAAGGGCATCCCGCTGGCCGAGTACGCGGCCTTCCTCGACGAGCGCGCCACGTTCATGGGGCAGTGGGGGCTCAAGGCCGCCCGCGGCGGCAACGGCCCCTCCTACGAGGAGCTCGTGGCCACCGAGGGCCGGCCCCGCATGCGGATGTGGCTGGACCGCATCCAGACCGACGGCCTGCTGGAGGCCGCGGTCGTGCACGGGCACTACCCCTGCTACAGCGAGGGCGACGACCTCGTCGTGCTGGACGAGGACGGTAAGATCGAGCGCACGCGCTTCACGTTCCCGCGCCAGCGCCGCGACCGCCACCTGTGCCTGGCCGACTTCTTCCGGCCCAAGGAGTCCGGTGAGCTGGACGTGGTGTCCTTCCAGGTCGTGACCGTGGGCGCGGCGATCAGCCGGGCCACCGCGCAGCTGTTCGAGAAGAACGCCTACCGCGACTACCTGGAGCTGCACGGGCTGTCGGTGCAGCTGACCGAGGCCCTGGCCGAGTACTGGCACACGCGGGTGCGGGCCGAGCTGGGCTTCGCCGGTGAGGACCCGGCCGAGCTCGACGCCTTCTTCAAGCTCGGCTACCGGGGCGCCCGCTTCTCCCTGGGCTACGGGGCCTGCCCCAACCTGGAGGACCGGGCCAAGATCATGCGGCTGCTGGAGCCCGAGCGCGTGGGCGTGACGCTGTCGGAGGAGTTCCAGCTGGTGCCGGAGCAGGCCACCGACGCGATCGTCATCCACCACCCGGAGGCGACGTACTTCAACGTCTGA
- a CDS encoding NAD(P)/FAD-dependent oxidoreductase: protein MDESTEVVVIGGGYAGVMAASRLTRRDDVTVTLINPRPHFVDRIRLHQVAGGTHEAVAEYEKVLAGGVRLVVDTVTRIDTAGRRLDLAGGDTVGYDHLVYAVGSGTAVPDVPGATEFATPIATLEDARRARQSIEAAAATAPVTVVGAGPTGIETAAELAERGRTVTLVCGGEFGPSLHPRSRRAVAGRLNALGVTVLDGPGTRVRAVTRETVRLDGGRELPSAVTVWTAGFGAGDLARRSGLSTDALGRLRTDETLTSVDDPRVVAAGDSAAPSDLPYRMSCQAAVQLGPQAAETVLSRIAGERPAPVTAGFAGLCVSLGRRAGLFQATRRNDTATRYAVGGRAGATIKEVICRGILWQLAQEARRPGARSWWTKDGERERLLRDARGTVTTTR from the coding sequence ATGGACGAGAGCACCGAGGTGGTCGTGATCGGCGGCGGATACGCGGGTGTCATGGCGGCCAGCCGCCTGACCCGGCGTGACGACGTGACCGTGACCCTGATCAACCCGCGCCCGCACTTCGTCGACCGGATCCGTCTGCACCAGGTGGCCGGCGGCACCCACGAGGCGGTCGCCGAGTACGAGAAGGTCCTGGCCGGCGGGGTCCGGCTCGTCGTCGACACCGTGACCCGCATCGACACCGCCGGGCGCCGCCTGGACCTGGCGGGCGGCGACACGGTCGGCTACGACCACCTGGTCTACGCGGTCGGCAGCGGCACCGCGGTCCCGGACGTGCCCGGCGCCACCGAGTTCGCCACTCCGATCGCCACCCTGGAGGACGCCCGGCGAGCACGGCAGAGCATCGAGGCCGCCGCCGCCACGGCCCCCGTGACGGTGGTGGGCGCGGGCCCCACCGGAATCGAGACCGCCGCCGAACTGGCGGAGCGGGGCCGCACCGTGACCCTGGTCTGCGGCGGGGAGTTCGGCCCCTCCCTGCACCCGCGGAGCCGGCGCGCGGTCGCCGGGCGGTTGAACGCCCTCGGCGTGACCGTGCTCGACGGCCCCGGCACCCGGGTGAGGGCCGTGACGCGCGAGACCGTCCGGCTCGACGGCGGCCGCGAACTGCCCAGCGCGGTGACCGTGTGGACCGCCGGCTTCGGCGCGGGCGACCTGGCCCGGCGCAGCGGTCTGAGCACCGACGCGCTCGGCCGCCTGCGCACGGACGAGACCCTGACGAGCGTGGACGATCCGCGCGTCGTCGCCGCCGGGGACTCGGCGGCGCCCTCCGACCTGCCCTACCGGATGAGCTGCCAGGCCGCGGTCCAACTGGGGCCGCAGGCGGCCGAGACGGTCCTCAGCCGGATCGCGGGAGAGCGGCCCGCGCCCGTCACGGCGGGCTTCGCGGGGCTGTGCGTCAGCCTGGGACGGCGCGCCGGCCTCTTCCAGGCGACCCGCAGGAACGACACCGCGACCCGGTACGCCGTCGGCGGGCGCGCGGGCGCGACGATCAAGGAGGTCATCTGCCGGGGCATCCTCTGGCAGCTGGCCCAGGAGGCCCGCAGGCCCGGCGCGCGCTCGTGGTGGACCAAGGACGGCGAACGCGAGCGGCTGCTGCGGGACGCGCG
- a CDS encoding cellulose synthase: MPDDLTVTAGLSLGAALTIVGLLISFFVWRRKGVASGLRGVAWSLLPLAAGLLGLMNAIWQFVLSLVGIVAGLVFNPLVWAGAVMVGVSVVLYVVSGFMRVRGLGTTPRGAAKGAQGAAKPEGGAKAAGPAAAPAGQVGAKAPKKSAADDLSDFSDIEDLLKKRGID; this comes from the coding sequence ATGCCTGACGACCTGACAGTAACCGCCGGCCTTTCCCTGGGAGCGGCCCTCACCATCGTGGGGCTGCTCATCTCCTTCTTCGTCTGGCGTCGCAAGGGCGTCGCCTCGGGACTGCGCGGTGTGGCGTGGTCCCTGTTGCCGCTGGCCGCGGGTCTGCTCGGCCTGATGAACGCCATCTGGCAGTTCGTCCTCAGCCTCGTGGGCATCGTGGCCGGACTGGTGTTCAACCCGCTGGTCTGGGCGGGCGCGGTCATGGTGGGGGTCTCGGTGGTCCTCTACGTCGTCTCGGGCTTCATGCGCGTGCGCGGTCTGGGCACCACCCCGCGCGGAGCCGCCAAGGGCGCACAGGGCGCGGCCAAGCCCGAGGGCGGCGCGAAGGCCGCCGGTCCCGCCGCCGCGCCCGCGGGCCAGGTCGGCGCCAAGGCGCCGAAGAAGTCCGCGGCCGACGACCTCTCCGACTTCAGCGACATCGAGGACCTGCTGAAGAAGCGCGGTATCGACTAG
- a CDS encoding PAC2 family protein, with the protein MIKLARELVEPVMVAAFEGWNDAGEAASLAIEHLAEQWDTYDLCELTPDDYYDFQVTRPRMTVVEGLASAVEWPTTTVRVATPPGAERDVVLVTGPEPNMRWRSYAADLLAIARELGVRRVLMLGSLLADAPHTRPIPITGIASPVELGERFGLEATTYSGPTGIVGVAHETFASVDVETISLWAAIPHYVAQPPCPKATLALLAWVEDYLDVRVPLGELPEDAVTWETNVNELTEEDEDIAAYVRGLEEAKDTAELPEASGDAIARDFERYLRRRDES; encoded by the coding sequence ATGATCAAGCTCGCACGCGAGCTCGTCGAGCCTGTCATGGTGGCGGCGTTCGAGGGCTGGAACGACGCGGGTGAGGCGGCCAGTCTGGCCATCGAGCACCTGGCGGAGCAGTGGGACACCTATGACCTGTGCGAGCTCACCCCGGACGACTACTACGACTTCCAGGTCACGCGGCCGAGGATGACGGTCGTGGAGGGCCTGGCGTCCGCGGTCGAGTGGCCCACCACGACGGTGAGAGTCGCCACTCCTCCGGGTGCCGAACGCGACGTCGTCCTCGTCACCGGCCCGGAGCCGAACATGCGCTGGCGGTCCTACGCGGCCGACCTGCTCGCGATCGCCCGCGAACTGGGCGTGCGGCGGGTGCTCATGCTGGGCTCGCTGCTGGCCGACGCCCCGCACACCCGGCCGATCCCGATCACCGGGATCGCCTCGCCGGTGGAACTGGGCGAACGCTTCGGCCTGGAGGCGACCACCTACTCCGGTCCGACGGGGATCGTGGGCGTGGCCCACGAGACCTTCGCGTCCGTGGACGTGGAGACGATCTCCCTGTGGGCGGCGATCCCGCACTACGTCGCACAGCCCCCGTGCCCGAAGGCGACCCTGGCGCTGCTGGCGTGGGTCGAGGACTACCTGGACGTGCGGGTACCGCTGGGCGAGCTCCCCGAGGACGCCGTGACGTGGGAGACCAACGTCAACGAGCTCACGGAGGAGGACGAGGACATCGCCGCCTACGTGCGCGGCCTGGAGGAGGCCAAGGACACGGCCGAACTCCCCGAGGCCTCCGGCGACGCCATCGCACGGGACTTCGAGCGCTACCTGCGCCGCCGCGACGAGAGCTGA